The Acinetobacter wuhouensis genome includes the window TCATAGGCAGGGCTGATGACTTTGCTGTCGCTAGAAACTTGACGTTCTTTAGGCGCTTTTTCGTTGGCTGCACGAAATTGGCGGAATGTGATGAGCTGATTACAACCAAAATTATCTGGCATATTTTGATAGACTCGCCATTTCACACCTGCTGCTTCTAAGCGCTCGGCATAGGTTGTCCAAGTCAGCCCGACTGAAGAAGGGCCAATTGAACTCTGCTCATTATTCAGCATATTTACACCAGCAGGCTTAGGACCATTGCTTCCTGTGTAATAAAACAAGCGATTGGAATGTGTTCCTGTATGCATGGCACAATGATTGTTATCACAGACTGTAAATGCTTCAGCGAGTGCATGTTGGAAAGTCAATTCTTTGGGTGAATAATAAGACATCGAATGGTCTTTTTTGATTTTTGGCCAACTGTCCATGCGACCACCATCCCAGGCATCTTGAGAATCGATCCATGTATGCGGTGTGCTATTGAGACGTTGTGCATTGCCTTTAGCACTGTCTAATTCATACGGTAGTACTTCTTTGCCCAAGGCATTGAGCTGTTGCCAAACTGTACGATTATTGGCAAGTGGAATGGTAAAGCGATCGCCAAATCCACGATAGCCTTTACGTGTACCATAATAACTATCAAAAGAGCGGTTTTCTAACATCAGCATGACCACATGTTTGACATCTTGGATCGTACCAGTTTGATTGTTGGCATCAATCGCTAAAGCTTTTTGAATCGAGTTTGGAAAGGCAGCCATCGCGCCTAAGCCCGCCAATCCTTGTAAAAAGTGACGTCGATTCATTTTTATTGTTTTCATGTTTTAATTTTCCTCGAATTATTTCTATTAAGGTGCACAATTCAGTTTAGGTGTATTGGGCTTGTTTTCTGATGAATCATCATCATTACAAGCACTGAGTCCAAAACTCATCATAATAAAAAATCCTAAGAGGATAATTTGGCGTGTTTTTTTTATAAAAGGAGGGCTGTTCATTGACAATTTGCTTCCATGAAGTTGAGTCAAGAACATAGGAAAGGCGAGTTGCAAAGATGTGACTGTGCTTTGACAGATTCATGAATTTCAAAACATCTTGAAATGTAAAAAAGCTAAGTTGTTTATTTTTAAAATAAAGAAATAGGTTGTGAAATTTTTATAAAAATATAGGAGAAATGTGATCACATCATGCACAGGTTGTGGATAACTTCGATCTTATCCACTCGGAATTTTTTAACAAATCAACAAAAAATCCCCCAAAATGGAGGATTCATTGTCTTAGAAACTAAGAAAATACAAACAACGTGGGATATACATCAAAAAAATAAAAAGAAAACTACAGCGCGATAAATTCGTAAAAATACAATTTCTAAAAATATATTAATAGATCAAAAAAAGCTTGAACAGTTCTATTTATGCAACGCTCTATTGCAAAAATGACACAAAATAAATGAAAAAATGTCAGTAAAAATAAGTAAAAGAAATATAAAAAATTCTTTTAAAAATTGAGACCTAAACATTTAAGTTGAATCTCAATAAAATTGTAACTGATCAAATCAGGTGAAATTCTTGCGAGCATTTCACCTGTTTGTGATTTGATTATTGTGTCACTCAGATTTATTTATTCGGCACTTCACAAGATTCATCATTACATGATGGTGCATTTGGTTGCTCAACTTCAACATCATTGGCTGATTCAAGGGCTTTTTGCATCACTTGAACAAATACGTCACGTGGTTGCGCACCTGCCAAAGCCACACGTTGATCAAATACAAAGAATGGAACGCCAGTCACTTTGAGTTGATCATGTGCTACTTCTTCATCAAACTTCACAAAATCAGCAAATTCTTCAGAATTAAGTACATCATCCACTTCAACAGGATTTAAACCAATACGTGCAGCAACATCTTCAATCGTTTCACGTTCGCCAATCGGCAAACCTTGGGTCATATAGCTATAGAAAAAAGCTTCTTTGGCTTCTGAACCTAAACCTTTGCTTTGCGCAAGGTGAATAATACGATGCGCGTTAAAGGTATTGCCAGAATTGGCATTTTCCCAATTAAACTCAATGCCTTCTTCTTTTGCCATCGCTGCGATATTACGTTGCATTTCTTCAACTTCAGCAATGGTACGACCATATTTTTGCGCTAAACGTTCAGAGTTAGACACTTCTTGGCGTACAGGTGCTTCTGGATCAAGTTCAAAGCTGTGCCAATGTACTTCGAGTTCAACACCGACTTGCTCAGCAGCAGCTTCAAAACGTTTTTTACCAATATAGCAAAAAGGGCACACCACATCTGACCAAATATCTACACGCATGGGAAATCTCTAAAATCGAATAATGAACAATGATGGGGTTGTTGGAGAGAAATTTAAAGGGACTTTTTGAATAGAAAATGGATTTACTGTTGTGGAGTCATGGGTATTTATCGCTAATATGGATAAATAACATACAGTTTTTTATAATTTCATATATATTTTGAAATATGAACAATGATATGTGGAGTGAGGGAATGCGACGAACGTTGCTGATTGTGATAAGCCTTGTTTTGGTGATTCTCTTAGCCATCGGTGGCTTTCTTTACTATGACCATACTTCGATTAAAAATGAAGAAGCCAATCGCCAGGCATTTGATTTGGTGATGACAGAAAAAATGCGTCAACTTTCTGAACAAGCTCAAGATCGCTCTAAATCGGTTCAGATTGATATTCAGGATGCACGTTTAAAAGGTGACTATAAAACGCTATCTGAGTTTTTATTGGCTTATTGGGTGCGGAATGTCGATACTCGAAATGCTTATTTAAATCAACTTGCTGCTGCCAAATGGGATCAGTTTTTAGATGTAAATCGACTTGATCTAGATCGAAAGCAAAATTATGCAGAAACTACGCAAATGTTGACTACGGTACGTCAAGCCATGCAACAGTATCAGCAAAAGAATAATGAAAATAAACAACAGGCATTGCAACAATTGAAGCAATTGGATTTACACAAAGATCTGAAACAGCCGTTACTGGATAAATTACAGCAAAATGCAAAAGTTGATCCTGAAAATGCTTTGATTTTGAATGAATTACAGATTCTAGCCAAAGCTGAAAAAATGTTTGAACTGTTAAAAACTCATGAATGGAAAAAGCAGGGCAATCAAATTTTATTTAAAGAAGATGCACAAGTGAAACAGTTTAATCAACTTTATCAGGATGTTTTAAAGCTCAATAGTCAAATCAACTCCAAGAAAGAGCAAAATGCGGAGGTTTTGGAAGATGAGCTATGAGTTTTGAAATAAATAGGATTTTATTGTAAACATCTATTTATTTATCATCATTTGATAAATTAATGGTATGGGGTTTACCGTTTATCTAAGTTTTGATGAATCAAAACGTGGTTTGCTGTAGCCTATTTTATACCCAATTTATTTTATTCGATCATATTGTTATCCATGATATGGCGATCCATTTTACAGGTGAAACGTATGAACTTTATCAAAGCTTCGATACTTGTAACTGCACTGAGTTCTATTTTTTTAACCAGTGTGCAAGCTGAAGAAGTCACAACTTTGCCAACTATTAAAGTGATGGCAGATGCTGAGTTGCGTGATGAAGAAGTCAAAATGGCACCTTTGCAAGAAGATAAAAATGTCCGTAAAGCTTTGCAGAAAAAAATAATTAAAAGTGAGCAAGATATTCAAAATTATATGATTGGTGATAATGCCAATATTGTGAATGTTCAACCGAAAGCACCGCAGGTTGATATGAGCGGTTTAAGCCCAATGATGCAAGAATATGTTTTGGCAGTTGCATCAGGTTTGCAGTCTTCTGATCCGACGTCTGGTTTGATGACGATGTTGCAACCTGTTTCGATGGGGCTTACTCGTGATCAAGCGATTGAGGCTGTTAAAAATGGTTCGTTTAAGTTGAATATAGATACAGATCGTTTGAATTTGATGATGGGTGATAATAAGTGGCAAAATAATTTGCCGACGAATAAGCGTTAAGCTGAATATGATGTTGAAAAGCCAATCAGATGATTGGCTTTTTTGTTAACCAATATTTTATGATGTAAATTTATTCTTTACATAAAGCGGTTGAGTTGTTAAAAATAAAGCATTAAGATGGTAAATGTGAAAAAATCACAACTATATTAATGAGAGCTGTATGTTAATTAGATTTTCAGTAGAAAATTTTTTGTCTTTTAAGGATAGAGTAATTTTCTCAATGTACCCAAGCAAAGGGACTTTAAAAAAAAATCATTTAAACAAAAGTCTAAAAAAAATTTCAACATTAAAATTTACTTCAGTTTTTGGAGCTAATGCATCAGGAAAGTCAAATTTAATTAAGGCTATACATTTTGGTCAAAAAGTTGTGTTACAAGATCAATTAAAAAATTTACTAAACGAGTTGCCAAAATTTAAATTAGATAAAAGTTGTTTGGATAAAAATGTAAGATTTGAATATGAAATACAAACTAAAAAGTCGAATTTCGCTTTTGGTTTTGTTTTAAATGAGAATATAGTGGTTGAAGAATGGCTTTATTGTATTGATAATAAGGAAGAAAAGCTAATTTTTGAAAAAAAATTAGACAGATTTATCTTCTCAGAAGATTTTTTAGATAAGTTTGATGATTCAAAATATTTAAATATTATTTCTAACTCAACGCCATCTGATAATCTTTTCTTAAGCTATATAAATAAAATTAACTTAGATGAAAATAATAAAATTCATTTTTCAGATTTTTTAGATGTTTTTGATTGGT containing:
- a CDS encoding DsbA family oxidoreductase, with translation MRVDIWSDVVCPFCYIGKKRFEAAAEQVGVELEVHWHSFELDPEAPVRQEVSNSERLAQKYGRTIAEVEEMQRNIAAMAKEEGIEFNWENANSGNTFNAHRIIHLAQSKGLGSEAKEAFFYSYMTQGLPIGERETIEDVAARIGLNPVEVDDVLNSEEFADFVKFDEEVAHDQLKVTGVPFFVFDQRVALAGAQPRDVFVQVMQKALESANDVEVEQPNAPSCNDESCEVPNK